A stretch of DNA from Thermococcus sp. Bubb.Bath:
GAGTGGAACCCGGAAGAACCGTGAAGGTCGTTGGTATTACCGGCGGCCCAAAGGCCCGTCTTCTGACTATGGGCGTAACCCCAGGCGCGACCGTGAAGGTCGTGAAGAGG
This window harbors:
- a CDS encoding FeoA family protein is translated as MRLSGVEPGRTVKVVGITGGPKARLLTMGVTPGATVKVVKRAPLGDPIEVEVRGYKLSLRKEEADYIEVE